The segment ACGGTCCTTTTTATTTCAACAGATCTGCCGGTGAAAAACTAAATGGAAGAAGTGACGCAACCGAACCGATGATCCGAACAGAGTCTTTGCCGCATAATAAAATACGCATGGGCCGCTTAGAACGAGCTTCACTCTCCAATAATACCTGACAACATGCACCACAAGGTGATATCTGATCTCTCACCTCTCCTTCCGACTGGGCAATAATGGCCAACGCAACGACAGGCTCTTCCGGATAACTGGCTCCAGCCGAAAACAAAGCCACCCGCTCTGCACACAAACCAGACGGATAAGCGGCATTTTCCTGGTTGGCTCCTGTTACAATCGTTCCGTTGCCCAATAAGACTGCAGCTCCCACCTGAAAACGAGAATACGGAGCATATGCCCGCTCTGAAGCCTTCAA is part of the Parabacteroides sp. AD58 genome and harbors:
- the cdd gene encoding cytidine deaminase — encoded protein: MKEQQIQIRYLTVPLSELSDSDRSLYESALKASERAYAPYSRFQVGAAVLLGNGTIVTGANQENAAYPSGLCAERVALFSAGASYPEEPVVALAIIAQSEGEVRDQISPCGACCQVLLESEARSKRPMRILLCGKDSVRIIGSVASLLPFSFSPADLLK